A single region of the Natronorubrum daqingense genome encodes:
- a CDS encoding glycosyltransferase family 2 protein: MTTVSVITPTYNRADTLPRAIESVLEQRYDHFEHVIVDDGSTDDTASVVDDYDDDRIEYIRLEGNNGANAARNEGIRAASGEYVAFLDSDDEYYPGKLEACVDTLDSLPESYGGVFHGYDVYRGETYLGPESTDEGRVTLSDLGERNVPGSFITSTFRRSVFEEVGFLDEAMASSQDYEFYLRVARAYDLYGLGEIFAKHYRQEDSISLDLEARRRGKEQLIERHDDVLTDRRHSHHHYLLGISHGKRGEMAMARRELARTIRLHPTNPFPYVHLATCATPGTFAAGLSIKRTVKRLLTK, from the coding sequence ATGACAACCGTTTCAGTCATCACACCGACGTACAACCGGGCGGACACGCTGCCACGAGCGATAGAGAGCGTCCTCGAGCAGCGCTACGACCACTTCGAACACGTGATCGTTGACGACGGGTCGACCGACGACACCGCGTCCGTCGTCGACGACTACGACGACGACCGGATCGAGTACATTCGACTCGAGGGAAACAACGGCGCGAACGCCGCCCGGAACGAGGGTATCCGGGCGGCCTCCGGGGAGTACGTCGCTTTTCTCGACTCCGACGACGAGTACTATCCCGGCAAACTCGAGGCCTGCGTCGATACGCTCGACTCGCTACCCGAGTCCTACGGCGGCGTCTTCCACGGCTACGACGTCTACCGGGGCGAGACGTACCTCGGGCCGGAGTCGACCGACGAGGGCCGGGTGACGCTTTCGGATCTCGGCGAGCGGAACGTTCCCGGGAGCTTCATCACGTCGACGTTCCGCCGGTCCGTCTTCGAGGAGGTCGGCTTCCTCGACGAGGCGATGGCCTCCTCGCAGGACTACGAGTTCTACCTTCGGGTGGCTCGAGCGTACGACCTCTACGGACTCGGGGAGATCTTCGCGAAACACTACCGACAGGAAGATTCGATCTCGCTCGACCTCGAGGCGAGGCGACGGGGGAAAGAACAGCTGATCGAGCGACACGACGACGTGCTGACCGATCGCAGACACTCCCACCACCACTACCTGCTCGGAATCTCCCACGGGAAACGCGGCGAGATGGCGATGGCGCGGCGAGAACTCGCCAGGACGATCCGGCTGCACCCGACGAACCCGTTTCCCTACGTCCACCTGGCGACGTGTGCGACGCCGGGGACGTTCGCGGCCGGGCTGTCGATCAAACGAACGGTGAAACGGCTGCTCACGAAATGA
- a CDS encoding glycosyltransferase — translation MTHVVHLSSVHYPFDPRIFHKQLRTLATEGYRATLLVHHGESTVRNGVHVRSLGDVETRLERWRNLPHLFRVARRQDADVYHLHDPELLPVGVALAATTDAEVVYDIHEDYTDAIRVREWIPEPLKPILQTAFPAVQSALTRPLDLVVTADESTREKVADRTSTPVETVRNLPKVGEIDTEGADLERSHEYVLAYVGGLDRERGLLNMLTVTSRLRDRGLDVGLWLLGPFQDDEIERRAREFMTSEEISDHVRLFGYVDYDEIFSHLSQADVGLLLVDEDRFERNVPTKFFEYLYCGLPVVLTDVASLEPYADDDYCVTVSEDNLDRIVAETARLLEETEIRAEMSDAAHETVVSEYSWEVERERLVRAYERLLATGTDGN, via the coding sequence ATGACACACGTCGTTCATCTCTCGTCCGTTCACTACCCGTTCGATCCCAGAATCTTCCACAAACAGCTCCGAACGCTGGCGACGGAAGGGTACCGGGCGACCCTGCTCGTTCACCACGGCGAGTCGACGGTCCGAAACGGCGTCCACGTTCGCTCGCTCGGCGACGTCGAGACGCGCCTCGAGCGCTGGCGGAATCTCCCGCACCTGTTTCGCGTCGCGCGCCGCCAGGACGCAGACGTCTACCACCTCCACGATCCGGAGTTGCTCCCGGTCGGCGTGGCGCTGGCGGCGACGACCGACGCCGAGGTCGTCTACGATATTCACGAGGACTACACGGACGCGATTCGCGTCCGCGAGTGGATTCCGGAGCCCCTCAAGCCGATCCTGCAGACGGCGTTTCCGGCCGTGCAGTCGGCGCTGACGCGACCGCTGGATCTCGTCGTCACGGCGGACGAATCGACTCGCGAGAAGGTCGCCGATCGAACGAGCACCCCCGTCGAAACGGTCCGGAACCTGCCGAAGGTCGGTGAGATCGACACCGAGGGCGCCGACCTCGAGCGGTCGCACGAGTACGTCCTCGCGTACGTCGGGGGGCTGGATCGCGAGCGCGGACTGCTGAACATGCTCACCGTGACGTCTCGGCTCCGGGACCGGGGACTCGACGTCGGACTCTGGCTCCTCGGCCCGTTCCAGGACGACGAGATCGAGCGCCGGGCTCGAGAGTTCATGACGTCCGAGGAGATTTCGGACCACGTTCGGCTGTTCGGCTACGTCGACTACGACGAGATCTTCTCGCACCTCTCGCAGGCCGACGTCGGCCTGTTGCTCGTCGACGAAGACCGGTTCGAGCGAAACGTGCCGACAAAGTTCTTCGAGTACCTGTACTGTGGCCTCCCCGTCGTGCTGACGGACGTCGCGTCGCTCGAGCCCTACGCGGACGACGACTACTGCGTCACCGTCTCCGAAGACAATCTCGACCGGATCGTGGCCGAAACCGCGCGATTGCTCGAGGAGACCGAAATCAGAGCCGAGATGAGCGACGCCGCACACGAGACGGTCGTTTCCGAGTACAGCTGGGAGGTCGAGCGGGAACGGTTGGTTCGCGCGTACGAACGACTGCTCGCGACGGGGACGGACGGCAACTGA
- a CDS encoding glycosyltransferase family 2 protein, whose protein sequence is MLELTLLAAFVLSVGLLLHTYALYVPILYVLNSIFPNSSTDRPNDTPSVALVIAAYNEEDVIAEKIENSLALGYPDEELSIVVFSDASSDDTDEIVRSYADDGVELVRIEGRVGKTECQNRVVARRDEDVIVFSDANSMYDPDAIRNLVSSFAPGVGCVIGELTYRDSSDVDGESVYWRYESLIKRLESKLNSSAAGNGSIYAVRNSSYVPLESGAISDFAEPLAIVGSGERVTYAPDAVAWENTGEGVDEELERRSRIVTRAWHTLANNLQLLNPLRHPVFAFQLTSHKLLRWLSPVFLGVALAANLGLVLVGSSPLYLGLLAAQLACYGLAGVGALLERTSISTPTVVHIPHYFVVANYGMLVGLWNFLRGENIVTWDTASRQSDQS, encoded by the coding sequence ATGCTCGAACTCACGCTCCTCGCTGCATTCGTCCTCTCCGTCGGGTTGCTGTTGCATACGTACGCCCTCTACGTCCCGATTCTGTACGTACTGAACAGTATCTTCCCGAATTCGTCGACGGACCGTCCGAACGACACCCCGTCAGTTGCGCTCGTCATCGCGGCCTACAACGAAGAAGACGTGATCGCGGAGAAGATCGAAAACAGTCTGGCCCTGGGGTACCCGGACGAGGAACTGTCTATCGTCGTCTTCTCCGATGCATCCTCGGACGACACCGACGAGATCGTTCGCTCGTACGCCGACGACGGCGTCGAACTCGTTCGGATCGAGGGTCGGGTCGGAAAGACCGAATGTCAGAACAGAGTCGTCGCGCGGAGAGACGAGGACGTCATCGTCTTCTCGGACGCGAACAGCATGTACGATCCCGACGCGATACGCAACCTCGTCTCGTCGTTCGCCCCGGGTGTGGGGTGTGTCATCGGCGAACTCACGTATCGGGACTCGAGCGACGTGGACGGCGAATCCGTCTACTGGCGCTACGAGTCGCTCATCAAACGACTCGAGTCGAAACTCAACTCGTCGGCGGCCGGAAACGGCTCGATCTACGCAGTTCGAAACTCGTCGTACGTCCCCCTCGAAAGCGGTGCGATCAGCGACTTCGCCGAGCCGCTGGCGATCGTCGGAAGCGGCGAACGGGTAACGTACGCACCCGACGCGGTCGCCTGGGAGAACACGGGGGAGGGGGTCGACGAAGAACTCGAGCGCCGGAGCCGGATCGTCACTCGCGCGTGGCACACCCTCGCGAACAATCTACAGCTGCTCAACCCGCTACGACACCCGGTATTCGCGTTCCAACTCACCTCGCACAAGCTCCTCCGGTGGCTATCGCCGGTATTTCTCGGCGTTGCACTCGCGGCGAACCTGGGGCTCGTCCTCGTCGGCTCGAGCCCGCTCTATCTCGGGCTTCTCGCGGCGCAACTCGCGTGCTACGGTCTCGCCGGGGTCGGCGCGCTCCTCGAGCGGACCTCGATCTCGACGCCGACGGTCGTCCACATCCCCCACTACTTCGTCGTCGCGAATTACGGCATGCTCGTCGGACTGTGGAACTTCCTCCGGGGAGAGAACATCGTCACCTGGGACACTGCCTCGCGACAATCAGACCAAAGCTAA
- a CDS encoding NAD-dependent epimerase/dehydratase family protein, with product MTTGQPTGRTILITGGAGFIGSHLADALVADNDVRVLDNLTSGERANVPDDATLIEGDLRDDATLERATDGVDLIFHKAALVSVQGSVEAPQTSHEINVDATLEVLEAAREEDARVVLASSAAIYGHPERVPIREGDAKTPSSPYGLDKLSIDHYARQYHDLYGLETVALRYFNAYGPGQTAGDYSGVISIFCEQALRDEPITVHGDGEQTRDFVFVDDIVQANLEAATTDRVGTAYNVGTGTSVTVRDLAETIADVTDSGSEIAHTEGRTGDIRHSEADITTARTALGYEPTVSLRDGLERTVAWLRKRE from the coding sequence ATGACTACCGGCCAGCCGACGGGACGGACGATTCTCATTACGGGTGGGGCAGGGTTCATCGGCAGCCATCTCGCGGATGCACTCGTCGCCGATAACGACGTCCGAGTGCTCGACAACCTGACGTCGGGCGAGCGAGCGAACGTCCCCGACGACGCGACGCTCATCGAGGGCGACCTTCGCGACGACGCGACGCTCGAGCGAGCGACCGACGGCGTCGACTTGATATTTCACAAGGCCGCCCTCGTCAGCGTCCAGGGGTCGGTCGAAGCGCCACAAACGAGTCACGAGATCAACGTCGACGCGACCCTCGAGGTACTCGAGGCCGCCCGCGAGGAGGACGCACGGGTCGTCCTCGCCTCGAGCGCGGCGATCTACGGCCACCCCGAGCGCGTGCCGATCCGGGAGGGCGACGCCAAGACGCCGAGTTCGCCCTACGGACTCGACAAACTCTCGATCGACCACTACGCCAGACAGTACCACGACCTCTACGGGCTCGAGACGGTCGCTTTGCGCTATTTCAACGCCTACGGACCGGGCCAGACCGCCGGCGACTACAGCGGCGTTATCAGCATCTTCTGCGAGCAGGCGCTGCGCGACGAGCCGATTACGGTTCACGGCGACGGCGAACAGACCCGCGATTTCGTCTTCGTCGACGACATCGTGCAGGCGAACCTCGAGGCGGCGACGACCGACCGGGTTGGCACCGCGTACAACGTCGGCACCGGAACGAGCGTGACGGTTCGCGACCTCGCCGAAACGATCGCCGACGTCACCGACTCCGGTTCCGAGATTGCCCATACCGAAGGGCGTACTGGTGACATCCGCCACAGCGAAGCCGACATTACGACGGCCAGAACGGCGCTCGGATACGAACCCACGGTTTCGCTTCGCGACGGTCTCGAGCGGACCGTTGCGTGGCTTCGCAAACGAGAATAA
- a CDS encoding helix-hairpin-helix domain-containing protein produces the protein MRREIVEQYPTVKDIEVIYKDEIGRIDSQEFLRDDKKLFIHSGDAGKVANVGKHLLYDLDSVLLLKKELEGRSNSEKSTAFVVESKDSIDGLEGDLRALKEDGEIINEDSSLRITDTQRDEHSIDIQVSYTHRRSSQRNLMDATSRTTYFKIHETEEDNIYKVTQNFFNADEFDSVKELFGYWDRKRQFEGKSEVERADIRIEAISPLEDRVDFFDEFLTYNPNNWDTRNVRHLGVRQNGDQDDSFDSIESAGDELEEQIDKHLSNITELALTGKSLRDNPIVDKCIENDFFFDSAKIYCENVERARGVEISVKFKQKGRNAFDLSINKEYELVDGDRKREPFSPNFRDQTRREFRDAVVDLYGEFKDMPDLVKERGDSFDFTDLPGIGPTIAENLESEYESVYELMDAEVDNLIEIDGIGESTAERILATEV, from the coding sequence ATGCGTAGAGAAATTGTTGAACAATATCCAACCGTCAAAGACATTGAAGTGATCTATAAAGACGAAATTGGGCGAATAGACTCCCAAGAGTTCCTTCGTGATGATAAGAAGCTATTCATCCATTCAGGGGACGCAGGGAAGGTTGCTAATGTGGGGAAGCATCTGCTCTATGACTTAGATAGCGTTCTACTATTGAAAAAGGAGTTAGAAGGAAGAAGTAACAGCGAAAAATCCACTGCATTCGTAGTAGAGTCTAAAGATTCAATCGATGGGTTAGAGGGGGACCTGAGGGCACTCAAAGAAGACGGGGAGATCATTAACGAAGACTCAAGCCTCCGTATAACAGACACTCAACGAGATGAACATAGTATCGATATCCAAGTTAGCTATACTCATCGTAGATCGTCTCAGCGGAACCTAATGGATGCTACAAGTCGGACAACATACTTCAAAATCCACGAAACGGAGGAGGATAACATCTACAAGGTAACTCAAAACTTTTTCAATGCAGATGAATTTGATTCAGTAAAAGAATTGTTCGGCTACTGGGACAGGAAAAGACAGTTTGAAGGTAAGTCTGAAGTAGAACGTGCTGACATCCGCATAGAAGCAATCTCACCACTGGAGGATCGAGTAGACTTCTTTGACGAATTTCTAACCTACAATCCAAATAACTGGGATACACGCAACGTTCGTCATTTAGGCGTTCGCCAGAATGGTGACCAAGACGATTCATTCGACAGCATTGAGTCTGCTGGGGATGAGTTGGAGGAGCAAATTGACAAACACCTCTCCAACATCACTGAGTTAGCACTAACAGGCAAGAGCCTCAGAGATAATCCGATTGTCGACAAGTGCATTGAGAACGACTTCTTCTTTGACTCTGCAAAGATCTATTGCGAAAACGTCGAAAGAGCCCGTGGAGTCGAAATATCAGTCAAGTTCAAGCAAAAAGGAAGAAACGCGTTTGATTTGTCTATCAATAAGGAGTACGAATTAGTTGATGGGGACCGCAAACGAGAACCCTTTAGCCCCAATTTCCGAGACCAGACGCGGAGGGAGTTCCGAGATGCGGTTGTAGACCTATATGGGGAATTCAAGGACATGCCTGATCTTGTCAAAGAACGTGGTGACTCCTTTGACTTCACTGATCTCCCGGGAATTGGCCCGACTATCGCTGAGAACCTCGAAAGTGAATACGAATCAGTATATGAACTAATGGATGCGGAAGTTGACAATCTAATCGAAATAGATGGCATTGGAGAATCCACAGCAGAACGAATACTTGCTACTGAAGTTTGA
- a CDS encoding coiled-coil domain-containing protein: protein MSPRSTTDPDEPTPDQPTHSDRSDEFAHLSDRLEALETRLESKDERIASLERDRDRLEETVDELADRVADLEGETGRLESATDAALKKAGANKERVAELQSRELEKGAHLRTATVDEHVVTVPEGRLERIEKGDGAAYFRVPESADPLERGGDVSLAFGDLLPIQQLARMDDQRRRAAANALPTRLAAKLWRSRTDPSVGDDPWERGCKNVREFVTASDLKHWIRRQEPGITESYAKKLVSRTIDALLDLSKNRLAVRRRTERKNGLEYTERRVIVPADASIPGERGRAAESANARRDDSSEDRDATRSSKRDGATDSSRRTELTDSSDPETADVHG, encoded by the coding sequence ATGTCACCACGATCGACGACCGACCCGGACGAACCGACGCCCGACCAGCCAACCCACTCGGACCGATCCGACGAGTTCGCTCACCTCTCCGACCGACTCGAGGCCCTGGAGACTCGCCTCGAGTCCAAAGACGAACGCATCGCGTCCCTCGAGCGCGATCGAGACCGACTCGAGGAAACCGTCGACGAACTGGCCGATCGAGTCGCGGACCTCGAGGGCGAAACCGGCCGCCTCGAGAGCGCCACCGACGCGGCGCTGAAGAAAGCCGGCGCGAACAAAGAACGCGTTGCGGAGCTCCAGTCTCGCGAACTCGAGAAGGGGGCCCACCTCCGGACGGCCACCGTCGACGAGCACGTCGTCACCGTCCCGGAGGGCCGACTCGAGCGAATCGAGAAGGGAGACGGCGCGGCCTACTTCCGGGTACCCGAGAGCGCCGACCCGCTCGAGCGCGGCGGCGACGTCTCCCTGGCGTTCGGCGACTTGCTCCCGATCCAGCAACTCGCCCGGATGGACGACCAGCGACGCCGCGCCGCGGCGAACGCCCTCCCGACGCGACTGGCCGCGAAACTCTGGCGGTCGCGAACCGACCCGAGCGTCGGCGACGATCCGTGGGAACGCGGCTGCAAGAACGTTCGAGAGTTCGTCACTGCGAGCGACCTCAAACACTGGATCCGCCGACAGGAGCCGGGGATCACCGAGAGCTACGCGAAGAAGCTGGTTTCCCGGACGATCGACGCCTTGCTCGACCTCTCGAAGAATCGACTCGCGGTACGCAGGCGGACCGAACGCAAGAACGGCCTCGAGTACACCGAACGTCGGGTAATCGTTCCGGCGGACGCCTCGATCCCCGGCGAACGGGGTCGTGCGGCTGAGTCGGCGAATGCGAGACGGGACGACTCGAGCGAGGACCGCGACGCGACGCGCTCGAGCAAACGGGACGGAGCGACGGACTCGTCCCGACGGACCGAACTGACGGACTCGAGCGACCCGGAGACAGCTGACGTCCACGGCTAA
- a CDS encoding transcription initiation factor IIB: MTRSIIDHTTSESEKTAPGLCPDCETDTIVHDPDRGERVCEECGLVLTEDPIDYGPEWRAFNAQEHDELSRVGAPLTQSMHDRGLTTTIDWRNKDANGHSMSADKHGQLHRLRVWQERIRTKNAGERNLKYALSEIDRMVSALGVPKPVKETASVIYRQALEQDLIRGRSIEGVATSALYTACRKEDIPRSLEEVTAVSRVDQREIGRTYRYIADELDINLEPTNPRQFVPRFCSELDVDKGVETKAVEIIDQTTDQGLHSGKSPTGFAAAAIYAAGLLCDETIPQRAVADTAQTTVVTVRNRYREQLDAIDQQPAT, translated from the coding sequence ATGACGCGGTCCATCATCGATCACACGACGAGCGAGTCAGAAAAGACAGCACCTGGGCTGTGTCCCGACTGTGAGACGGATACGATCGTCCACGACCCGGACCGCGGGGAGCGTGTCTGCGAAGAGTGTGGGCTCGTCCTCACCGAAGATCCGATCGACTACGGACCGGAGTGGCGAGCATTCAACGCCCAGGAACACGACGAACTCTCTCGAGTCGGTGCACCGCTCACCCAGTCGATGCACGATCGCGGACTCACGACGACGATCGACTGGCGGAACAAAGACGCGAACGGCCACTCGATGTCCGCCGATAAGCACGGCCAACTCCACCGACTCCGCGTCTGGCAAGAGCGAATCCGGACGAAGAACGCGGGCGAACGAAACCTCAAGTACGCGCTCTCGGAGATCGATCGAATGGTCAGCGCGCTGGGCGTTCCAAAGCCCGTCAAAGAGACGGCAAGCGTCATCTACCGTCAGGCGCTCGAGCAGGATCTCATTCGCGGACGCTCGATCGAAGGCGTCGCGACCAGCGCCCTCTACACGGCCTGCCGTAAGGAGGATATTCCGCGGAGCCTCGAGGAAGTAACCGCCGTTTCACGGGTGGACCAACGAGAGATTGGGCGGACCTATCGTTACATTGCCGACGAACTCGATATCAACCTCGAGCCGACGAACCCCAGGCAGTTCGTTCCGCGCTTTTGCTCCGAACTAGACGTCGACAAGGGGGTCGAAACGAAGGCCGTCGAGATCATCGACCAGACGACCGACCAGGGCCTTCACTCGGGCAAGTCGCCGACGGGCTTCGCCGCCGCCGCGATTTACGCCGCCGGCTTGCTCTGTGACGAGACGATTCCACAGCGAGCGGTCGCCGACACGGCACAGACGACCGTCGTCACCGTTCGCAACCGCTATCGCGAACAACTCGACGCGATCGATCAACAGCCCGCGACCTGA
- a CDS encoding DUF7344 domain-containing protein, with product MSSIDTSLPDEITSVADSEEAQQLSKDVIFELLKNRRRREVLSYLLEAEETVTLGELAEQIAAWENDTEVTALSSDQRKRVYVALYQTHLPKMDDAGIVEYDQDRGLISLADNADLLMMYLDTDTHRQDRWDRWYATLSVIGAALLTGAFLGVPPLSTVPTIGLAAVVVVSFLLLSAAHLVTNRQLEQNVDGKLSRIE from the coding sequence ATGTCGTCGATCGACACGTCACTCCCCGACGAAATCACGTCGGTGGCTGACTCGGAGGAAGCCCAACAGCTCTCGAAAGACGTCATCTTCGAACTCCTGAAAAATCGACGTCGACGAGAGGTCCTCTCGTATCTCCTCGAGGCGGAGGAGACGGTAACGCTCGGTGAACTCGCCGAACAGATCGCGGCCTGGGAGAACGACACCGAGGTCACTGCGCTCAGTTCGGACCAACGAAAGCGGGTCTACGTCGCGCTCTATCAGACCCACCTGCCGAAGATGGACGATGCGGGAATCGTCGAGTACGATCAGGACCGCGGCCTGATCTCGCTCGCCGACAACGCCGACTTGCTAATGATGTATCTCGATACGGATACGCACCGCCAGGATCGCTGGGATCGCTGGTACGCAACGCTCAGCGTCATCGGCGCAGCCCTCCTCACCGGTGCGTTCCTCGGTGTTCCACCGTTGTCGACGGTTCCGACGATTGGGCTGGCGGCTGTCGTCGTCGTTTCGTTCCTCTTGCTTTCGGCCGCTCACCTCGTGACCAATCGACAACTGGAGCAAAACGTCGACGGCAAACTCTCGCGAATCGAGTAA
- a CDS encoding glycosyltransferase family 4 protein, with protein MEIGFYHDAAGTRHAGGIAVYIQQMAVALSRSNDVYLYTQRGEFSSLITRSDVTVVETPSFEDHWSQSLEPFLPLGTQEHSKLLMTYWAARNDVIDQMNGHLDVLFTSQYLDDLLLSNLVDVPTVYTFHRLSRIGIGGTLRERFSQTEHVLVNSEDTKTQVETKLEYDVGEIIYPGVDVDEFQPGVEPAISSDDPLILFVGRLIETKGIYDLLEAVARLEGTQELHFVGSGDEEGVRARADELGLADSVVVHGEIPHPELPAYHAGADVFCLPSHYESFGMANIEAMACELPVVTTDHEGIKTYLTNGENGLLARVSDPQDLADKLRMVLESPRLRESLASQAYVDSQAFAWRSQAERLEQFCAEVLEVSEPPEPASREPLQPET; from the coding sequence ATGGAAATTGGGTTCTACCACGACGCGGCCGGAACCCGCCACGCTGGCGGTATTGCCGTATACATCCAGCAAATGGCGGTGGCACTCAGCCGTTCGAACGACGTGTATCTCTACACCCAACGCGGTGAGTTCTCGTCGCTCATTACTCGTTCAGACGTCACCGTCGTCGAAACACCCTCGTTCGAAGATCACTGGTCACAATCACTCGAGCCCTTCCTTCCACTCGGAACGCAAGAACACAGCAAGTTGCTGATGACCTACTGGGCCGCGAGAAACGACGTTATCGACCAGATGAACGGCCACCTCGACGTGCTCTTTACCTCCCAGTATCTCGACGATCTGTTGCTCTCGAATCTCGTCGATGTCCCGACCGTCTACACCTTCCACCGACTCTCGAGAATCGGAATCGGCGGGACGCTACGAGAACGCTTCTCCCAAACGGAACACGTGCTGGTGAACTCCGAGGATACGAAAACACAGGTCGAAACGAAACTCGAGTACGACGTCGGGGAAATCATCTATCCGGGTGTCGACGTCGACGAGTTCCAACCCGGCGTCGAGCCAGCCATTTCGAGTGACGACCCACTCATCCTCTTCGTGGGGCGACTCATCGAAACCAAAGGCATCTACGACCTCCTCGAGGCCGTTGCTCGACTCGAGGGCACCCAAGAACTGCACTTCGTCGGCAGTGGCGACGAAGAAGGGGTCCGAGCGCGGGCGGACGAACTGGGTCTGGCAGATTCAGTCGTCGTTCACGGCGAGATTCCCCACCCCGAACTGCCGGCGTACCACGCCGGCGCAGACGTGTTCTGTCTACCGAGTCACTACGAAAGCTTCGGAATGGCGAACATCGAGGCGATGGCCTGTGAGCTCCCGGTCGTCACGACCGATCACGAGGGCATCAAAACGTACCTCACTAACGGGGAGAACGGACTCCTCGCTCGCGTCAGCGATCCACAGGATCTCGCCGACAAACTGAGGATGGTACTCGAGTCCCCACGGCTTCGCGAGTCACTCGCCAGCCAGGCCTACGTCGACAGTCAGGCGTTCGCCTGGCGTTCGCAGGCCGAGCGCCTCGAACAGTTCTGTGCCGAGGTTCTCGAGGTTTCCGAGCCACCAGAACCGGCGTCGAGGGAACCGCTCCAGCCAGAGACCTAG